CAAGGTCACGAGTTTTAGTGTTACCTGTAATGTCGATATGTCGTACGTAGGCTCGAGCACCAGGGTCAACGACAAAAGTAAACCCTACTTGATGTTTTTCTTTATCTACATCCGGTACCGCATTAACATTAGCGAAAGCATAACCATCCTCACCAAGGCGATCGCCTATTTTTTTGGTGGAATCGGTCAATTCCTTGCGAGAAAACACATCACCTGCTTGTATTTTAATCAGTTTACGCGTTTCCACATGCGGTAAGATATTTTCAGGTCCAGATACTTTAACCTCGGAAACTTTGTACTTGGCGCCTTCGCTAATATTAATGGTGATATAAATGTGTTCCTTGTCCGGTGTGATAGAAACTTGGGTAGAGTCTATGGAAAACTCCAGATAGCCCGCGTCAAGATAAAGTGAACGCAAAGTTTCTAAATCAGCTGATAGTTTTTGCTTGGAATATTGATCATTTTTGGTAAACCAGCTTATCCAGTTTGGTGTACCAAGCTGCATCAAATCCTTCAATTTTTTTTCGTTAAAAGCCTGGTTACCGATAATATTAATTTGCCTGATTTTAGAAGTTTCACCCTCTACCACATTAAAGATGATAGCGACACGGTTGCGTTCTAACTCGGTGACAGTGGTGCTGAATTTCACCCCATATTTGCCGCGCGCTACATACTGGCGCTTGAGCTCTTGTTCCGCTTTATCCAAGGCAGACTTATCGAAAATACGACCATCCGCCAGCCCCACCGACTTAAGATTGTCGCGCAGCGTATCTTTAGGGAAGTCCTTCACCCCATTAATTTCAATGCTGGCGATGGATGGACGTTCGCGCACCAGGACAATTAACACGCCCTGTTGCATTTCAAGGCGCACATCCTTGAAAAAACCAGTGGCAAACAATGCACGGATTGCCGCAGCAGCATGTTCATCATCCAGCTTGTCACCAACCTTGACCGGTAAATAGCTGAACACAGTGCCTGCCTCAGTACGCTGTATCCCTTCTACACGAATATCTTTAACCACGAAAGGTTCGATAGCTATAGCGGACGCGGCATATAACAGCGGGATAAGCCCCGCTAGATTTTTCAATTTCATGTATTATTTCAACCTAAAATACGCGGCTAAAGTCGTTAAACAACGCGAGAACCATCAAGGTAACGAGCAGCACAATGCCAATTTTCTGCCCTGCCCCCCAAGCCTCCTCGGACATCGGACTGCCTTTAATTAACTCGGCCATATAATACAGCAAATGCCCGCCATCTAATAAGGGGATAGGCAGCAAATTCAACACTCCGAGGCTAATACTGATCAGTGCCAGGAAATTCAGGTATGCGACCATACCCATCTGTGCTGACTGTCCAGCATAATCAGCAATGGTAATTGGCCCGCTCAGATTTTTCAGCGACATTTCGCCTATGACCATTTTACCCAACGATTTCAAACTCACCTTGGAAATTTCCCAGGTTTTGCGTACGGCATGCCCGAATGCTGCAAGCGGCGCATAACGCACTGTAGTCAACAATGCGTCAAACTCACGCCGGTCTATGTGCGGAGCAACTCCAATCTTGCCTACCGTTATGTTCGCTTCGCTGGTTGCTTCAGGTGTGAGATTAAGAACCCGTAGCGTGCCGCTTCGTTCAATTTCCAATTTCAGTAGCTGTCCCGGATGACCACGCACTACCTCCACCAAGTCTTTCCAATCTTCGATACTCTGACTATTTACTCGCAGAATTTTATCATTTGGGAGTAGCCCTGCACGTTGAGCAACCCCACCTTCTACCAATTTTCCGATGACGGGGCGCACCAACGGCTGATACGGTTGTAAACCGAGAGAGTGTAAAAAGTTCTCATCCATATCATCCGGAGTGAGCGCTTTCAGATCGAGCACATGCCGGACTATTTCTCCTTGTACAGTACGCATTTCTATGCGTGCTTCAGTAGTACCTTGCAGAGTGAGATCCAATAATACCCAACTTACTTG
This genomic interval from Candidatus Nitrotoga sp. AM1P contains the following:
- the rseP gene encoding RIP metalloprotease RseP — translated: MITLLAFITAIAILVVIHEMGHYWVARMCGVKVLRFSVGFGKTIYTKRFASSETDWVISAIPLGGYVKMLDEREGKVAAHELHLAFNRKPVLQRIAIVVAGPVANLLLAILLFWALFIYGVPSLKPVLGKVLPNTPAATASLQAQETIVSINEQAIPSWEQVSWVLLDLTLQGTTEARIEMRTVQGEIVRHVLDLKALTPDDMDENFLHSLGLQPYQPLVRPVIGKLVEGGVAQRAGLLPNDKILRVNSQSIEDWKDLVEVVRGHPGQLLKLEIERSGTLRVLNLTPEATSEANITVGKIGVAPHIDRREFDALLTTVRYAPLAAFGHAVRKTWEISKVSLKSLGKMVIGEMSLKNLSGPITIADYAGQSAQMGMVAYLNFLALISISLGVLNLLPIPLLDGGHLLYYMAELIKGSPMSEEAWGAGQKIGIVLLVTLMVLALFNDFSRVF